The Arvicanthis niloticus isolate mArvNil1 chromosome 2, mArvNil1.pat.X, whole genome shotgun sequence genome includes a window with the following:
- the LOC117704599 gene encoding seminal vesicle secretory protein 6-like, whose protein sequence is MSPTSFFLLTLLLVLVTEAASRRPREKFSQSAEEYSSESSEAKSPKSVIHEEVYEEKKFKENVANGDDGDDRRSLSAGEIERSYTRKKEKQRFAQEMAK, encoded by the exons ATGAGTCCCACCAGCTTCTTCCTCCTTACATTGCTTCTCGTTCTGGTGACAGAAGCAGCCTCAAGAAGGCCCCGTG AAAAATTCTCGCAATCAGCTGAAGAATATTCTAGTGAAAGTTCTGAA GCAAAAAGTCCAAAAAGTGTCATCCATGAGGAGGTCTATGAGGAaaagaagtttaaagaaaatgtggccaACGGCGATGATGGTGACGACAGAAGGAGTCTATCTGCAGGTGAAATAGAGCGGTCTTACACACGGAAAAAGGAAAAGCAACGGTTTGCACAAGAAATGGCTAAATAA